Proteins from a single region of Pseudomonas sp. 10S4:
- a CDS encoding acyltransferase family protein → MRNNSFDLIRHLAALMVLVSHHYVLAGMNEPVIQGYNSLGGVAVLCFFAISGLLITLSYLNAASLQDYLVKRVARIFPALIVCSFVMTYVAGAFFASDYVSGKEALIDFLRISAFGRATIDEITSDFVFSESFNGSLWTLKIEFAFYILLALVLTLYRKAMMPWTLLLLFCIATYVLGNYPMNALAQKLLAYCAAGIAFFAGSLIAFYKDRFSGVRTKAITLVACCLLVFASLGTSMVWVLATLGISLATLSLGLLYVDKNIRGRFDISYGMYLYAFPVQQLVINKTQLAFFPSMAVSTVIVISLATLSWLLIERPVLALAHRNKPRKSVPDSAVS, encoded by the coding sequence TTGCGAAACAACTCGTTTGACCTGATCAGGCACCTTGCCGCCCTTATGGTCCTGGTAAGTCATCACTATGTGTTAGCGGGTATGAACGAGCCCGTCATTCAAGGTTACAACTCGCTGGGCGGTGTGGCGGTGCTTTGTTTTTTTGCCATTTCCGGGTTGTTGATTACCCTCAGCTATTTGAATGCCGCCAGCCTTCAGGACTATCTGGTGAAACGCGTCGCCCGGATCTTTCCTGCGCTCATCGTTTGCTCATTCGTAATGACTTATGTAGCCGGGGCTTTTTTTGCCAGCGACTATGTCTCGGGGAAAGAAGCCCTCATCGACTTTCTGCGAATTTCAGCGTTCGGGCGGGCAACTATTGATGAAATAACCAGCGATTTCGTATTCAGCGAATCCTTCAATGGAAGCCTGTGGACATTAAAAATCGAGTTCGCTTTTTATATTCTGCTCGCACTAGTGCTGACCCTATACCGCAAAGCCATGATGCCTTGGACGCTGCTCTTGCTATTTTGCATAGCGACTTATGTGCTGGGCAACTACCCGATGAATGCCCTGGCACAGAAGCTTCTGGCCTACTGCGCAGCCGGCATCGCGTTTTTCGCCGGGTCATTGATAGCGTTTTATAAAGACCGCTTCAGTGGCGTGCGCACAAAGGCAATAACCCTGGTGGCTTGCTGTCTTCTGGTATTCGCATCACTGGGTACTTCGATGGTCTGGGTTCTGGCAACTCTGGGGATCAGCCTGGCAACCCTCAGTCTGGGTTTGTTGTACGTTGATAAAAACATCAGAGGACGGTTCGATATCTCCTATGGCATGTACCTGTATGCCTTTCCCGTACAGCAATTGGTCATCAATAAAACACAACTGGCCTTCTTCCCTTCCATGGCCGTTTCAACCGTCATTGTCATTAGCCTGGCAACTCTTTCATGGTTGCTCATCGAACGGCCGGTACTTGCCTTGGCCCACCGAAACAAGCCTCGTAAATCAGTACCTGATTCGGCGGTGTCTTGA